From Erigeron canadensis isolate Cc75 unplaced genomic scaffold, C_canadensis_v1 Conyza_canadensis_unscaffolded:108, whole genome shotgun sequence, the proteins below share one genomic window:
- the LOC122584206 gene encoding U3 small nucleolar ribonucleoprotein protein IMP3-like — MRKLKFHEKKLLKKVNFLEWKREDGHKEAYIMQRYHIIDRDDYKKYSGLVRMVQRLVHILKQMDPKDPYRIQMSRALLEKLYNIGVISSQESLAKLAGVEKRISVSWFCRRRLATVLVKLKYCERLKQAVTFIEQGHVRVGPETVTDPAYLVTRNMEDFITWVDESKIKRKVLAYNDQLDDYDVMA, encoded by the exons atGAGGAAATTGAAGTTTCATGAAAAGAAGCTGTTAAAAAAAGTGAATTTCTTGGAATGGAAAAGAGAAGATGGTCATAAGGAAGCTTATATTATGCAACGTTATCATATTATTGATCGTGATGATTACAAAAA GTATTCGGGTTTGGTTAGAATGGTACAAAGACTAGTTCACATATTGAAGCAGATGGATCCTAAAGACCCTTACCGTATCCAGATGAGTCGGGCTCTTCTTGAAAAGCT GTACAACATTGGTGTGATATCATCTCAGGAAAGCTTAGCTAAGCTTGCTGGTGTGGAGAAGAGGATATCCGTTTCTTGGTTTTGTCG ACGTAGGCTTGCAACTGTATTGGTAAAGTTGAAGTATTGTGAACGCTTGAAGCAAGCTGTGACATTTATAGAACAAGGGCATGTTCGAGTTGGTCCAGAAACTGTTACTGACCCAGCATATCTAGTAACAAGAAACATGGAAGATTTTATCACATGGGTTGATGAATCCAAGATAAAGAGAAAGGTCTTGGCGTATAATGATCAGCTCGATGATTATGATGTAATGGCTTGA